A stretch of DNA from Bradyrhizobium algeriense:
GAGCGCGATCACCGCGGCTGTAATCCAGAGCCGCCGGGAAGGCTTTTGCTGGTCGAGGCCGGTCAAGGTTTTGCCGGCGCAGCTTGCGCCGCCGCTGCATCGGGAACGCCTTCGAGCGCCACCAGCTTGAGCTTGGAATAGCCGCCGGCGCGCAGGATTTCGAGCACGTCCATCAATTCGCCATAGGGCACGGCGCGATCGGCGCGCAGGAAGATGTAGCGCTCCTTGCTGGCATCCGGCATCGTATCGAGCGAGCGCACCAGATCGACGCGCTTAACCATGTTCTCACCGATCGCAACCGAGAGATCCGGCTTGATGCTCACATAAGTCGGCTTGTCCGGCTTCTTCTGCGGCGTCGCGGTTGACGTCGGCAGATCGATCGGCAGGTCGACGGTCGACAGCGGCGCCGCGACCATGAAGATGATCAGGAGAACGAGAATGACGTCGATGAACGGCGTGACGTTGATCTCATGCGATTCCGCGAAATCGCTGTCGTCATCGTGGTCGTGTTCTGCAATCGAGGCGCCCATCGCCTACTCCGCCGCCGTGCGCGAATGCGAGCCGCTGACATGGGTGCGGTCGAGATCGCGCGACAACAGCCGCCCCGCTGCGCCTGATGCACGGCTGACCAGTTCCATGTAGCCCTTGGTCACGCGCGAAAAGTGATTGTAGATGATGACGGCGGGGATCGCAGCGACCAGGCCGATCGCGGTGGCGAGCAGCGCCTCGGCGATGCCGGGCGCCACCACGGCAAGATTCGTGGTCTGCGATTTCGAAATGCCGATGAAGCTGTTCATGATGCCCCAGACGGTACCGAACAGTCCGACGAAGGGCGACGTTGCGCCGATGGTTGCCAGAAGGCCCATGCCGAGCCGGATGCGCCGTGCCTCGGCGCGCACGATTTCGCCAAAGCTCGACGCGGCACGCTCCTTGATGCCGGCATCGCTCGATATGCCGGCCGACAGCCGCGCCTCGCGCATCGCCGCCGCAAGGAAGGACGCCAGCACGCTGCCCTTGGCACCGAGCGTGAATTGCGCTTCCGCCAGCGACCGTGCGTCGGCGATCTTGGCCAGCGCCGAGCGCACCTTGCGCTGAACCACGGTCAGTTCAATCATCTTGGCGATGAAGATGGTCCAGGTCACCAGCGACGCGAAGGCGAGGCCGATCATGACCGCCTTGACCACCACGTCGGCCGACTTGAACATCGTCCACGGCGACAATTCCTTGAGTTCTGCAGCTGCCGCCTTCAGCAATTTGCCCTCGCGCTCCGCCGGCGTGGCAGCCGCGTCAGAAGCTGCGGCCGGCGCAGCCGCCGGCTGTGGCAGCGCAGCCGGAGGCTGCGATACCGCGGGCGCCTGCTGGGCCAGAGGTGCTAGCGGCGCCGCAGGGGTTGTGCCCTGCTGGGCCGACGACGGCCCCGCCAGCGACAGCATCGCCAGCGCCGAGATCACCGCAAATGTCGTTACGCGAGAAAGAAACATGTTCTTCATACTTCGGCCCAGTAGCGGATCAGGTTGTGATAGATGCCGGTCAATTTGACCGTTTCAGGGTCGTCTCGCCCAAGCCGCTCCACCAGGGCCTGGATCGAGGTATCGAGATCGAAGATCAGGCTGCGGGCGTGGGCATCCCGTACCATGGACTGGAGCCAGAAAAAAGATGCCACACGCATACCTCGTGTGACCGGGGTGACCAGATGCAAACTAGACGCAGGATAAAGCACGAGGTCCCCGGCCGCGAGCTTGATCTCGTGGGAACCATAGAGATCCTCGACCACCAGTTCGCCCCCATCATACTCGTCTGGCTCCGACAGAAACAGCGTCACCGACAGGTCGGTCCGGATCCGCATGCCGGTGAGGCGATCTCCCCTCACCGCGTTGTCGACATGGAGGCCGAAATGGTGCCCGCCGGAGGCCACGTAGCGATTAAATAGCGGCGGGAAGATCTGCAGCGGGATCGCCGCCGAGATGAATCGCGGACTGGCTGATAGCGCCGACAGCACGCGATTGCCGAGCGTTCGCGCAACCTCGCCGTCCGGCGGAAGCTGCTCGTTGCGCTTGACCATGGCCGATTGCGCCCCCGCGGTGGAGCGGCCATCCTCCCAGTCGGAGGCATCCATGATGCGGCGGAAATCCGCCACGTCATCTTTGCTCAGCACCTCGGGGACGCATATCAGCACGATCAGAACTTCGCTGACGTAACGAGGTAGAACGCCCGCCCTGGCGCCACCGCGACGAACGGCGTCGCACTGCGGTAGAGCGTGTCGTAATAGAGCTTGTTGGTCAGGTTCTGCGCGTAGAGCTTCATGGTCCAGTTCTTGTCGATCTTCTTCTCGACGAAGGCATCGAAGCGCCAGTAGCTCGGAAGCTCGGTGCCGGTGTTGGCGCCGAAGGTGCCGCCATAGATCTTCGAGCGATAGACCGCCTGCCCGCCAAGCTCCCAGCCGCCGTCGAACTGGTACTTGCTCAACATACTGAAGGATTCATGGGCGATGTTAGCCATCTGCAGTCCGATGTTGGCCGGATTCCCGCTCTGCAACACCTTCGACCTCATCAGCACCAGACCACCGAACACGCTCCAGCGGTCGGTGATTTTTCCGCTGACCTCGAGGTCGATACCCTCAACCTGGTAGGCTGCTCCCGACTCCAGCGTGTTGACGCCGTTCCGGTTCACCGTCTCGCGCGCATTGTCCTTCTCGGTATGGAACAGCGCGCCGGTCACCAGCAGGTGGCGGTCGAACAGCTCCCACTTGGTGCCGATTTCAGCAGCCTTGTTGCGCTCGGGACCAAGGATCGTGGTCGCGTTTGGCGGAACCCCGCCGTAGTCCGTGGCGGTACCATCGAGTTCGGAGCCGAACGGATTGGTCGAGGTCGCATAGGCCGCGTAGAGGCTTCCGATCGGCAGCGGCTTGAAGACGGCGCCGACGTTATAGTTGATGAAATCCGAGTTGACCTTGGCGGATGCCGTGTTGTTCGACGATCGCAGGTCGTAGCCATCGTAACGCACGCCGCCGTTCAGAATGATGGTGTCCTGCCAGTTGGCAGTGTCCATGACATAGAGGGCCTTGCTGTCGACATTATAGCGGGTCGGATTTCCGATCAGTGACGGAAGGGTCGGGAACGGAAGGAACGTGTAGCTCGGCGCATAGATCGACTGGTTCGCCAAGGCGCCGCTCCCAGGAGCCCCCGGTCCAAACGCTTCCGAAGAAAGGCCCGTGTAGCGATCGATCCCGATGCGCTCGTTGGAGACTTCCAGCCCGGCCACCGCCGTGTGCTTGACCGATCCGGTGTTGAACTTGAACGTCGCCTCTTCCTGGTTCGCCAGAATATCGACCCACTGGTTGCGGCTCTGCGGGCTGGCGGTGAACCTCCAATCCCCAGGGTTGGGAAGCACCGTCTGCGGCGAGTTCGGCAGCGTGCCGATGTAGGCCAGCAGCGAGTGCTCTGCGCGGGTCCGGCTGGTCAGCGTGATGCTGTCGGTGACCTTATACTCACCCGTCAGCGTGCCGAAGTCCTGTCGCGCGGTCTGGAAGTCTCGATTGACAAAACCGTACCAATTCTGTCGCGGGATGCCGAACTCGGTGACCGGCCCATTACCTTGCTTGTAGTAGGGCACGCCGAAGTCCGGCAGACCGCTGAGGTCGGTGTGGACGTAGTTTGTCGTGATCTTGATGTCGTTCGTCGGCGTCCATTTGGTCGAGATGAAACCGCCCCAGCGATCATCGGTCACATAGTTGCGACCGGCGACGTTGGCATCCTGGAACATGCCGCCCGTGCGAATCGAGAAGGTCGGGCTGATCACCTGGTTGACGTCGAGCGTGACACGCTTGGTGCGGTCGGTGCCCAACGTGTTCTCGGCATTGTAGAAGTTGCCGTCAGCGGCCTGCTTGGTGACGATGTTGATGGCGCCGCCGGCGGTGCCGCGGCCGGCATAGGACGAAGCCGGGCCGCGGAGGATTTCGATCTGCTCGGTGAAGAAGTTTTCGCGGATCGAGACGGCGGGATCGCGGATGCCGTCGATGAACACGTCGTTGCGCGCGTCAAAACCGCGGATGAAGAAGCGATCGCCGAAGGCGTTGCCGCCCTCGCCCGACCCCAGCGTCACGCCGGCGGTGGAGCGACCGATCTCGCGCAGCGAGGTGATGTTCTTGTCCTGGAGCACCTCCCTTGTGAGCACCGTGATGGTCTTCGGCGTGTTCAACAGCGGCTCCGGAAATTTGCCGGACGCCTGCACGCGATCAGCCTTGTAGGGCGCGGCAGGGTCCGCGTAGGGATCGCGATCGGCGGCCAGGCCGCCCGCATTGGGAAACG
This window harbors:
- the exbD gene encoding TonB system transport protein ExbD, giving the protein MGASIAEHDHDDDSDFAESHEINVTPFIDVILVLLIIFMVAAPLSTVDLPIDLPTSTATPQKKPDKPTYVSIKPDLSVAIGENMVKRVDLVRSLDTMPDASKERYIFLRADRAVPYGELMDVLEILRAGGYSKLKLVALEGVPDAAAAQAAPAKP
- a CDS encoding TonB-dependent receptor, which codes for MNVVKAPRSLRLEAAVYSLGQTVENNSGKKVSAVAGLIAVASFSGAEAQQSNLPPVTVDAPVARPRPAASKPSPDQVRARSALRRAARRTQPAQVAAVPFPNAGGLAADRDPYADPAAPYKADRVQASGKFPEPLLNTPKTITVLTREVLQDKNITSLREIGRSTAGVTLGSGEGGNAFGDRFFIRGFDARNDVFIDGIRDPAVSIRENFFTEQIEILRGPASSYAGRGTAGGAINIVTKQAADGNFYNAENTLGTDRTKRVTLDVNQVISPTFSIRTGGMFQDANVAGRNYVTDDRWGGFISTKWTPTNDIKITTNYVHTDLSGLPDFGVPYYKQGNGPVTEFGIPRQNWYGFVNRDFQTARQDFGTLTGEYKVTDSITLTSRTRAEHSLLAYIGTLPNSPQTVLPNPGDWRFTASPQSRNQWVDILANQEEATFKFNTGSVKHTAVAGLEVSNERIGIDRYTGLSSEAFGPGAPGSGALANQSIYAPSYTFLPFPTLPSLIGNPTRYNVDSKALYVMDTANWQDTIILNGGVRYDGYDLRSSNNTASAKVNSDFINYNVGAVFKPLPIGSLYAAYATSTNPFGSELDGTATDYGGVPPNATTILGPERNKAAEIGTKWELFDRHLLVTGALFHTEKDNARETVNRNGVNTLESGAAYQVEGIDLEVSGKITDRWSVFGGLVLMRSKVLQSGNPANIGLQMANIAHESFSMLSKYQFDGGWELGGQAVYRSKIYGGTFGANTGTELPSYWRFDAFVEKKIDKNWTMKLYAQNLTNKLYYDTLYRSATPFVAVAPGRAFYLVTSAKF
- the exbB gene encoding tonB-system energizer ExbB; protein product: MFLSRVTTFAVISALAMLSLAGPSSAQQGTTPAAPLAPLAQQAPAVSQPPAALPQPAAAPAAASDAAATPAEREGKLLKAAAAELKELSPWTMFKSADVVVKAVMIGLAFASLVTWTIFIAKMIELTVVQRKVRSALAKIADARSLAEAQFTLGAKGSVLASFLAAAMREARLSAGISSDAGIKERAASSFGEIVRAEARRIRLGMGLLATIGATSPFVGLFGTVWGIMNSFIGISKSQTTNLAVVAPGIAEALLATAIGLVAAIPAVIIYNHFSRVTKGYMELVSRASGAAGRLLSRDLDRTHVSGSHSRTAAE
- a CDS encoding Fe2+-dependent dioxygenase, whose amino-acid sequence is MLICVPEVLSKDDVADFRRIMDASDWEDGRSTAGAQSAMVKRNEQLPPDGEVARTLGNRVLSALSASPRFISAAIPLQIFPPLFNRYVASGGHHFGLHVDNAVRGDRLTGMRIRTDLSVTLFLSEPDEYDGGELVVEDLYGSHEIKLAAGDLVLYPASSLHLVTPVTRGMRVASFFWLQSMVRDAHARSLIFDLDTSIQALVERLGRDDPETVKLTGIYHNLIRYWAEV